From one Rosa rugosa chromosome 4, drRosRugo1.1, whole genome shotgun sequence genomic stretch:
- the LOC133706783 gene encoding uncharacterized protein LOC133706783 isoform X1, translated as MTKEELIDCLGTIAQSGTSKFLTALKDLGADNGLIGQFGVGFYYAFLVADKQVQFWFHTFFSLMPCKNYLLMVELLVWMTVLSSSSYVIRVETDPENIISRGTQIKLYLRPDHKYEFSEPARIQSLGLMLNKEGYASIGGGSPLRKMTDEQANALKMALESKDMPVNVYVGMRYWFPFTEEAVHQLRDSTNTCNPLYDCNCFPVHFGAKTYCQGLTRNGLEVRLSGSGVTGSPPTTVTHNVEY; from the exons ATGACGAAGGAGGAACTCATTGACTGCCTTGGTACCATTGCTCAGAGTGGTACTTCAAAATTCTTGACGGCTCTGAAG GATCTTGGTGCAGACAACGGTTTGATTGGTCAATTTGGTGTTGGGTTCTATTATGCTTTTCTTGTTGCTGACAAGCAGGTGCAGTTTTGGTTTCACACTTTTTTTAGTCTTATGCCTTGTAAAAACTATCTGCTCATGGTTGAGCTTCTAGTCTGGATGACTGTCTTGAGCAGTAGCTCTTATGTGATTAGGGTAGAAACTGATCCAGAAAATATCATTAGCCGTGGGACGCAGATCAAACTATATTTAAGG CCTGATCACAAGTATGAGTTCTCAGAGCCTGCCCGGATCCAGAGTTTG GGGTTGATGTTAAACAAGGAAGGGTATGCTTCTATAGGAGGTGGTTCACCCTTGCGTAAGATGACAGATGAGCAG GCAAATGCACTGAAAATGGCTTTGGAATCAAAGGACATGCCGGTGAATGTCTATGTGGGAATGCGGTACTGGTTCCCGTTCACTGAGGAAGCAGTTCATCAA CTTCGGGACTCAACAAATACATGTAACCCTTTATATGACTGCAATTGCTTCCCAGTCCACTTTGGTGCAAAAACCTATTGTCAAG GTCTTACCAGAAATGGCCTGGAGGTTAGGCTATCAGGGTCAGGAGTAACAGGGAGCCCTCCTACAACTGTCACCCACAATGTTGAATATTGA
- the LOC133706783 gene encoding uncharacterized protein LOC133706783 isoform X2 codes for MLFLLLTSSSSYVIRVETDPENIISRGTQIKLYLRPDHKYEFSEPARIQSLGLMLNKEGYASIGGGSPLRKMTDEQANALKMALESKDMPVNVYVGMRYWFPFTEEAVHQLRDSTNTCNPLYDCNCFPVHFGAKTYCQGLTRNGLEVRLSGSGVTGSPPTTVTHNVEY; via the exons ATGCTTTTCTTGTTGCTGACAAGCAG TAGCTCTTATGTGATTAGGGTAGAAACTGATCCAGAAAATATCATTAGCCGTGGGACGCAGATCAAACTATATTTAAGG CCTGATCACAAGTATGAGTTCTCAGAGCCTGCCCGGATCCAGAGTTTG GGGTTGATGTTAAACAAGGAAGGGTATGCTTCTATAGGAGGTGGTTCACCCTTGCGTAAGATGACAGATGAGCAG GCAAATGCACTGAAAATGGCTTTGGAATCAAAGGACATGCCGGTGAATGTCTATGTGGGAATGCGGTACTGGTTCCCGTTCACTGAGGAAGCAGTTCATCAA CTTCGGGACTCAACAAATACATGTAACCCTTTATATGACTGCAATTGCTTCCCAGTCCACTTTGGTGCAAAAACCTATTGTCAAG GTCTTACCAGAAATGGCCTGGAGGTTAGGCTATCAGGGTCAGGAGTAACAGGGAGCCCTCCTACAACTGTCACCCACAATGTTGAATATTGA
- the LOC133706783 gene encoding uncharacterized protein LOC133706783 isoform X3, producing the protein MLFLLLTSRVETDPENIISRGTQIKLYLRPDHKYEFSEPARIQSLGLMLNKEGYASIGGGSPLRKMTDEQANALKMALESKDMPVNVYVGMRYWFPFTEEAVHQLRDSTNTCNPLYDCNCFPVHFGAKTYCQGLTRNGLEVRLSGSGVTGSPPTTVTHNVEY; encoded by the exons ATGCTTTTCTTGTTGCTGACAAGCAG GGTAGAAACTGATCCAGAAAATATCATTAGCCGTGGGACGCAGATCAAACTATATTTAAGG CCTGATCACAAGTATGAGTTCTCAGAGCCTGCCCGGATCCAGAGTTTG GGGTTGATGTTAAACAAGGAAGGGTATGCTTCTATAGGAGGTGGTTCACCCTTGCGTAAGATGACAGATGAGCAG GCAAATGCACTGAAAATGGCTTTGGAATCAAAGGACATGCCGGTGAATGTCTATGTGGGAATGCGGTACTGGTTCCCGTTCACTGAGGAAGCAGTTCATCAA CTTCGGGACTCAACAAATACATGTAACCCTTTATATGACTGCAATTGCTTCCCAGTCCACTTTGGTGCAAAAACCTATTGTCAAG GTCTTACCAGAAATGGCCTGGAGGTTAGGCTATCAGGGTCAGGAGTAACAGGGAGCCCTCCTACAACTGTCACCCACAATGTTGAATATTGA